AAGCTACTCATATTGAGTTTCCTTGCCTATTTAGGCAATAAATGTTTTTTTGTGTCCCCCATCCTATGCCCCTCAGCTTCGTCTATGAAAATTTGACTCGGAGTTGTAATTTATCATTATTGACTTATGATTTGTACTTTGTCAAGTGGCAAGAAACTTGTGTCCTTATTTTACAGTTACATTCAAGTTTGCAAAGTATGCTATTTTTTTGGGGTGTTTATCCAAttcaatctttattttttttgtttacagTACATTCTATTTGCAGTAAGtatagattttatattttagatCCAATTTAACATGTACGATAGCTCAAATTCAATCTAATTCATAAAAGTGTGGATTCGATAAGttatatgtaaaaatatatgttaattaattttactttaAATTATATTCTCTTTACATAAAATGAAATATGAAATgtacatttaatttattatattttgaaatatatttgtatgatatatatatatattagatttttaaattattatttttttatattaaaatattaattgtacatataatttttttaaaaaatatataaatataggtgGACTGAATTGGATCGGATCAATTACTTTTATATgtcaattaatatttaattctcAAACATGcaaattttggatttttcaatttaattcatTCTGAATGTGGATatctatattttatatattgaatgatgcggattggattgaattgaatGAAGATTGAATTGGATGGAATATTTTATCTAACTTATATTTCTTAGTAAGGATGCTTATTGCCTAAACAGATGCACGTCACACGTGTCTGTAAACGATGTTTTACAACGTACGACCATACAATTGTTGTCACAATAGTTAGCCAAGTATGATATCTATAAGTTAAAGCTATAcctcaaaattacaaaatattttaaacaaataaaaattatgaaaaaaaaactcAACTAACCAACGTCTTCTACTTCGACTCATATATATCTCAGTATCTCATCACTTGTTATTGTGTAGTGTGATGGTAGAGTGGTAGAGATGCCTTTATTGAAATTCTATATAATGTTATTATAATTGACACGTAATTTCGAGATTGTCAAGATGACCGAACGGGTGGAGATAGGGTCCGACCCACATTGTAGCCAAAAGGgacagttgaaaaaaaaaatcgaaaaaaatacatatgtattttaattagttacaacatatatttatattaaaagataatatttataaatataaagtagattataaatatattagagggtaaaggttcaaatcccactaactacactttattttttctttttaaagttaTGGAATCTCAACTATTCCCTTTATGACTATCTCTAATGGTTACACTAATTTAGCGTGGAATATACACTAATTTAGCGTAGAATCTTTTACTTTTTGATACAACaactttaataatttaaactaaatattatactaaataaatatattttactaaaaAGATTtcacattttatattatttacattaataacaaaaaaaaaataaaataattaatttatgaaataattattaaaaattatatcatGACTActagtaaaaatttaaaatcttaaaattatttagtaaaataaatatatattaaatcaattaaatattaaacatttttttttaaaaaaaaattatttgagttCTATAGTTGATTCTAACATGCGCGATTATTTCCAAAATGAGCAAAAAGAATTATGCAAAAAAGAGCTCACCAATAACATCAAACATCTCAAGAATATCAAGATTCTCAAAATACTGAAAGCTCATGTAGCCAATATTTTGATATTCTTCAAAGCTAAGATCTACAAGTGATCAATTtgactattaaattattattttacttaatgttcttatttttagtttcatagggtgtgtttggaagtaactgtgtaattactaggtgGGGTAATTACTAGAgtggtaattacacaatttagtaattacactatattttaaaatgcaatgtgtgtttggatatgaggtggtaattacatatgaattcctaatatcttgtttgaCAAAATCGTTAGTAATTAtatgagaaaataatattttttaatagctaatgtttaatatggaaagtttttagttatTACACAGTGTATACatccaattctcatggggggccatgagaattggagagtgtaattaGAACCCTTtaattacttccaattacacagttacagtgtaattacatggtcagacaaacacgccaaattgtgtaattaactctaattacacacaaatccaattacattgtggctttccaaacgcacCCTTAATGTTAtgctgtttttattttattaatattagtaatttttattgttattttgtatatttaaatatggtagtattttaaattaattattatttttgtgataaattttaatttgaggaCTGAAATATAagattctattttaaaataaaattaaataagagttaaaatgaaaaaagaaaaattgtacACCTAAATTGGTGTAGATTACACATATAGAATTTTAGTGCACACTAATTATAATTAGTATAGCATTGAAGTAAAATAGTGTAAAAATTCTGGAGGAATGTGGTGAAATGGTGTACATGGGAGATGCTCTTAGTTAgcgaataaaattatatatctctAGTTTCCCACGTGTTGCATAATAGCATATCAGTTTAACTACTTCTGTACGAAACTCATTCAATACAACatgtaaaattaaattttgtgttCCTCCATATCCCATACCAGGAAGGATGTAATCTTCTTCGAGGCGAAATCTTCTATTATCATAAATTTCAAGTGTTTATTCTCAATCTCACATGGGTTTCTTCTCAAAATTCATGGCATCCAAATTTGTGTCATTGTTTTTCTGGCTTCTTTTATTGGTACCCTCTAGTTTTCAAGAAGAAGGTTTTGTCTCTGTGGTGATATCAGACAAGGGTCTTGATTTTTCAAAGGATTTGCTAATAGAGAAAGCTATTGACTCTATAATTCCATTTCATCTCCCTCAGATTGAAAAATATGTACAAGTCCCTCTAATTGGCAAGGTTCACGTCGCTCTTTCAAATATCACAATCTACAGCGTTGATGTCCCTTCTTCATATGTGGAGACTGGCGAGATGGGTATTGCTATAATTGCTTCTGGTGCTACTGCAAAGCTAAGCATGAATTGGAAGTACTCGTACAGTAACTGGTTTTTTGATATCTCTGATGATGGGAGGGCTTCTATTCAGGTGTGTTTTACAGTTTACTCAGATGTGTTTCTCTTGATTTTGATTTTTGCTACTATAACATAGAGCAATTCAAATGATTCATAACTTCGTTATCAAGATCACATTTCGGTTGAGTTTGTTCATTTGGGCTGTGTATTGTCCCAAGAAAGAAGTGGTGACATTATTATGAGAGTGTCAAAGATGCCAGAAAAGATGAGATATGCAGTGGGTGAAATACAATTACTTAAATCATATAttcatttttgctttttaaatgattttagtATCTGATGGAGTGCTCTGGTTTTCTAGGTTGAAGGTATGGATGTGGGTGCCACAGTGGCTTTGGGAAACCAAGAAGGAACTCTCAAACTTTCCATCCTTGAATCTGGATGCTCTGTCAATGATATCTCAATCAAGGTGGACGGTGGAGCATCCTGGCTTTACCAAGGGTAATTCAATCCTCTCAAATAAATTTCCATTATGTAAATTTTGTGCATTTTTACCGAGGCTATTTAATCCTAGTTAGTTTCTGGTGAGTAACTCTTTCTAACACCATACACATACTATACCAATGAAGGATTTCATATAAAGAAATATCTTTTCTGGATTTTTATTTGCACTTACAGGTTAGTTGATGCCTTTCAAGGTAATATAGAGTCTCTTGTTGAAGATGCTATGTCTAAGAAGATCGGAGAAGGGATAACAAAGCTTGATTCGTTACTGCAATCACTCCCTAAGCAAATTCAAGTCTATGATATTGCTGCAATGAACGTTACTTTCGTTGGCAAGCCTGTTTTGAGCAAGTCTTCTATTGAATTTGAGATCAATGGTTTATTCACAGCAATTGATGATTTAACCTCTAGATTTTACCATAAAAATTTACTAGATCATGTTTTCTGCAATGCTTCTACTAAGATGATCGAGATTTCGTTACATGAAGAAGTTTTTAACTCAGTGTCCCTACTTTTCTTCAATGTAAGCTCTACTTTGTCAGTAGAAAATTCTGTTGTGCTCTTTtcataatgttattattatataggaTGCAAGCTAGTCATTACATGATTCACATCATGATGTGCAAATGATaactttattttctctatttgtGAACTTTCTGTTAATGTATTTTATTGAGTGGAGGCTTAAAAATTAAAGACTAACCTATCCATACACTGATCTCTATAATTCTCTCCATATAGTGGAACTAAAATTGGTTTCTTTCTTTATCCTCAGGCAGGTTATATGCACTGGATTGTTGACAAAGTACCAGATCAATCACTTTTGAACACTTCTAAATGGAAATATGCAGTTCCCCAACTGTACAAGAAGTATCCAGATCATCCCATTGTTCTTAATATATCTGTATCCTCTCCGCCAATAGTTAAAGTTATAAATAATGACATTGAAACTGCAATTTACTCCGATGTCATAATTAATGTTCTCAATGGCACTGAAGTCATACCAGTAGTGTGCATGTCATTGGTATGCTTCATTTTGGATTTCATAGTTGATAACAGATTT
This Cannabis sativa cultivar Pink pepper isolate KNU-18-1 chromosome 6, ASM2916894v1, whole genome shotgun sequence DNA region includes the following protein-coding sequences:
- the LOC115695617 gene encoding putative BPI/LBP family protein At1g04970, coding for MGFFSKFMASKFVSLFFWLLLLVPSSFQEEGFVSVVISDKGLDFSKDLLIEKAIDSIIPFHLPQIEKYVQVPLIGKVHVALSNITIYSVDVPSSYVETGEMGIAIIASGATAKLSMNWKYSYSNWFFDISDDGRASIQVEGMDVGATVALGNQEGTLKLSILESGCSVNDISIKVDGGASWLYQGLVDAFQGNIESLVEDAMSKKIGEGITKLDSLLQSLPKQIQVYDIAAMNVTFVGKPVLSKSSIEFEINGLFTAIDDLTSRFYHKNLLDHVFCNASTKMIEISLHEEVFNSVSLLFFNAGYMHWIVDKVPDQSLLNTSKWKYAVPQLYKKYPDHPIVLNISVSSPPIVKVINNDIETAIYSDVIINVLNGTEVIPVVCMSLEIAGSCSPKIVVNKLVGTLKLKDFTTVLKWSEIGGLHMRLVQSVMSALLRTVVLPYVNLQLWKGMPLPILRGFTVENAEISCMNDTKLVICGDVSFAQQWRLGTQFVLS